GCACTGTCACTGAGGAAGCTCAAGGGTGTTCGTTTTGTGGTGCAGTCGTGCAACAGCGAGACCCCAGCTGATTTAACCAGTCACGATTTTTCCAAGATTGGAGTAAAAATTACGAATGACGCATTAAGCGACAGAACCTTATGCCTATCGTTTTGTCCCTTGTTGACGAGTTGAACTTCGAAATCAGGAATTTACAATAACGAGTAGTCCCCACACACGGTGTCTAAGCTAAGAACGTGTACAGGCACATTTGGGGATATGTTTTGTGTACCATATTTGGACGCACAAGTGAACACATGATGCattttatatgtatatgtgtttTTGGACACCCCAGCATTTCTTTGGTTCCCCTGTCTCCATCTTAAACCATGTTCACTGCGTCGGACCACAGCATCAGTAAGTCGGAAATGAAAGCGTCAAAATCACGTGCCATCATTTATAATCCCCACATGAATTCTTATTGTGTGTGTTGAGAGTGCTGGAAACAAAACACCTAGCATTTCTTTGACTCGTCCTAcacgatatatatatatatatatatatatacatatacatacttgtacatgcatatattcGTAGGTAAACACTACGCCTATGCAGCCCACGCACAAAATGTGCTTTTTCCAGTCGCTTGAAGACTGCAAAGGGAAACGGCGTTTACCCTTTGCGCCACAGACGTCTGTAGAGCAAGACAACAGGTCCtcgaaaggaaagagaaatcACAGAGGTACTGAGCTGCAAGAGGTGATGGGAAAATAGGTGAGGCGCACCTACGTCTCTGGTAACGCCTATCGCAAATTAACCAGAAGCCGGGTAAATGAAAGACGTTCAGACCATATGTGAGTCGCCAGGCTACCATCGATGGCATAAACTCTTTGCTCGCCTTGTGGCATGCATTTAACTGAGAAACTCTACATCCCACATCCACGTGGAGACCCTTTAGTACACTGCGCATGTATGCACACCTCTTGTCTGCCGTACTCTCAGCTGTCATGCGGCGTTGAACGAACTCAGCCAAGAGGACAACATAACACGGTGCTTACGGAGGTGCACATTTCCGCACCGTTACAGCCGCAGTTTATCCCTGAGAGCAGGCcccttcctgttctctcgctccaTTATatcgtttctctgcctgtgCTTCGTCAGAAATATCCCCGATCTCGCCCAAACTCGGACAGGAAGTGGACCCATTCTCATCGGAAGCGCCAGTGTCCGTGTCCGGCCCTCCTACTGCAGTGGAAAGCATCCATGCCCATGTCGACTCCGCCTTATTGGTCGTGATAGGGCGATGAGACGAGCCACGGAATTCGCGCTGGACTGGATTCCAGACGTCTTTATGGATCCTGAACTCTCTCATCTCCATTTTACTGATGCTGTTCTCGTTTCTAAAGTCAAAAAACCTCTGAATCTGTTGGCTTTTCCACGCCTTCTGTAATGTAAGTGGCACACGGCCTCCAAGGTAAAAACTCAGTCCAGGGTCGGATTGGGGAGGATCCATTTTGGTTCGCCTAGAAAGGCACAGACCGTATTTTTCCGGTGAGAAGGACGCACCCGCACTGTGGTTGCACAAGAGGTTCTCTGGTGTTTTCTGATTCATCCCACTCACGGACGAGTGAGGTTCTGCCTCAGCAGGACCCTTCTCACAATGCTGTTCACGcacagacgcgagaaagcCACCGAGTGGACAGGGGAAATCAGCTGTCACCAGGGGCTTCGAAAAGTCTCCGTACGCCTGGATGCTTTCGTCATCTGAAATCCGCATTCCTACGCGATGTGCAAACGGCCCAAAGAGCTCAGGAATGCGAACAGTCCCGTGCCCTATTTTCGCAGCTAAATCGCATACGCCAAAGCTTATCGTTCGGGATACCACAGAGTCATGCTTGTAGTCGGGGTGAGCAGCTAGGTAGGCTCGCAAGAAGGTCGCGTTTGTCGGAACAATGCCTTGCGTTCGATGACGAAGAAAATCGAAGAATTCCAAAAGCTGTGCAGCAGCGTAGGGCGAGCCGCTAGGCAGCCTTCGCTCCATGTAGGCCAAACATGCCGGAACAAGAGCAACGGCAGGCGTTTGGCGTCCGGGCACCACGGGAACGCCAAAAAGAATTTCATGAAGGTAGAACTCTTCAAAAGAGCGATCGGACGAACTCGATCGGATGTCTTTACGGAACCAAAACTTCTGTGTCAGGATCGAGTTCAGCTGACTTGAACGCCGCATGTTCTCGTCGTTCAAGGACATTGGAATATACAAGTCGAAACGTTCCTCCAAAAGAACCTgaggcgaaacagaaaagcatGCACGAGCAGCCTACACCAAGGCGTGTTCCAGAGCACCGCAAGTAACCAGATGAACACTCACGCGCACACGGTTCTGTACATGCACAGACGCTCCGGGGTTTAGACCGAACGCACACAGACCATTTCTATCCTGGAGTTGGATATTACACACACAAGTAGATTCCTTTCAGACACGATGGCTACGACGGCACTTCTTCTGAGAACGGTTCCGTCCACCATGCGTCTAGGGGTTTCGAAACGTTTCGATGCTGCAGACCCAAACTGAGACGTCACAACCTGCTTCCCGCTGAATCTCACCAATAATAATACACTACTCTGCACATATTATACATACATCTAGTCATATCACttcataaatatatacactTTTATATGTTGGAACGTGTATTCCTACATGCATGTCCACACTGATATCGTGGCGCAAACAGACGTATGCACGCACGCAGTCACTCTGGCACTCCCGCAGCACATACACACGAGAATATCAGTCCTAATCTCGGAAACTGGGTACCTGCACAAAGACTGTAATGAGCGCAATGCATGCAGCATTTTCAAAGTCCGATAGCTGGATCTCGGGTGTTCGGAACTCGACCCTCCAACACTCAACGGTGGGTCCAGTTGTGCCGCTTCTGCAAAGTCTCTGTGCAGTTGCGCCAGGACTTTCTTTGTCCTCATTCCTCAGTTGCCGCCtttcgttcgtctctgtgAACTCATTCTGCGTTCCACCTTCGTGTGCTGTCAGGGGTTTTGATGTCTGTCCCACAGCTTGTCCGACGAATTGGTTGAACGACGGTGGAGGTTTGAAACGCACAGAATTCCAGTTTGTCGACTGAAGGTTCTCGAAGTCTGCGGTAGTCTGGTACTTTCCGTCATACACGTCCACCGCCCAGTCAACCCGTGCTTCTGCCTCCAGGCGCCGaattgcttcttcctcttcttcgccctgGCAGTCGACAAGCTTGTCTCGAAAGATTACCATGGGGTCCCGCACAAACAAAAACGCGACATGGCGAGCGAGAACAGGATCCACTCCACTAGCGACTAAAGCCGCATACGCCCGTCGGTTCACGGGGGCAGGAATGTCGTTGTAGAAGTCGATATGCTGTTGAAACAGGCGAAGCAAAAATGCAGGTAGTAGGACCACGCGAAAAATCAGCAGCGCCCTTCGGAAGAGCCAGTTCCGCGGTTGCCTGTCCGCTGCGACGAAGTTGATTCTCTCAAAAGGAAAATTTCCACGCAGACTCCTCTACTCGTATCTACGGCTTGCTATGAGGGAGTGCAGTTCGTAAATAAGGCCATCACCCCCCCAAAGGCACGCGAGACTGTCATGCGAACGACTTTAAAGCATCGTAGACTCTGAACGGTATAGTCCGCAGCGCACCACGTCATTCATTTCTCTGCACAGCCAAGGAGCCACCACTTCGATCGGGAGTTTGGCCACTGACGTATGCCAGATCCACTTCCCGTCGTTCAAAAACTCAAACAGTTCACTAGGTATGCCGTTCACTACGTATGCCACTCTGACGAAGCGACACTTACATCATGTAAAGAACCGTGGTCGCCGATGTACAGCGAAAATGCTCCGTAACGAGACTTTGGCAGAGCCCTGGACTCCTTCGAAGTGCGACAATCCACCGCGCCGGCAATTGTCGCCCAGCGTGTGTCCGTCGCCGCGACGAGCCCTCGAAGAAATGGAGTCGCCGCTGTCAGCTGCTCGACCACAGAAAAACAGCTCCACATAAAGCATATAACTTCAAGAAGGCCGTACACATAGCCAGAGCACGAGAGACGATGTTCAGAGTCAAAAACGAGCATGGGACGTTCATAGCATTTATCACAGAACTTCGAGAGCCACAAGAACTCCCCTCGGACCGCAAGGCACGAGACACGGACAAAGTGCTTGTGCAACTGCTTGGAGAGACAGATCTACTGATTTCCCCGAACTGAGTGAATCCGGAATCTACAGTGAAGTAAAGTTTTTGGAAGTTTTCGGCATACAAAAATACAGGCGATGGTGGTGCTGCCGCAGGTTTTCAAGCAAGGAGGGCACATACTGCGCCTGTTTATCCACCACACGCGGGCAGCCGGGGGTTTTCTGCAAAGTCACCTCCTTGATTCGGGTGTGCTTACAAACGAGCATCCCTTTCCCTCTGACTACTGCATTCTGTGCCCTGCAGCGACCCCGAACCCCAACGCTCTAGTGCACCTTTAGAAAGAGCAAAACGGCCTCATCTTGAAGCGATAGGCATCCTGAGGCAACCGACACTCGCGAGGCTTACCGAAAGCCACAAAGGAGCAAGGACACCCAACTGATCGTAGAGATACCGTGCATCGGAAAGCGACGGGCAGCCAAAAGTAGCTTGTGCGCAATGCATGCCCATGCCGAAGACCATGTGGTCCATGTAAATCGACCGCCCATCATGCAGAGTCTTTCCCTCCATCATGAGTTGCCGCCGATACTCCTGCTCTGCAAGCAATGGGGGAAGTGGCAgcgcaggaggcgaagacatCTCCAAACAAGGACACTAGCCCACAAAGAAAAACCCATTCTCATAGGAACACGAGCCCTCGAAATCCTAGACGTACATTTACTGTCACATGTATATTCAGAACGAATCAAATCAGATACGCCGGATCGATCTGAATGAACTGAATCGGGTAAGTACCCACAGAGGCATGGGTACTGGCGTGGCGAGCTTGCGCATCACATATTCATACACAGTGAAGTGAAAATACACAACTTTACAAGCACTGCATACCAAttcacatatgtatatacctTCATGCATAGATATGTGTGTAGGAATACCGGAAGTGTATTTCTAATGCATGCATTGATTCACAAGCCCATTATTTAGATTCACATGGGAGGAGCTCAGCAAGCAGCTCTACCGTGCAgcgttttcgccttcgctgaaTCGCCGGCAGGCGTGCGGCTTCCGTCTATCCGATCAGCACGGGGAAACGTGCAGACATCCTGAAACAGCGGAACGGTGATGTCGACTTTTTTGCCTCGCCGCCTAAgcaaagacgaagcagaaaaatCCGAAGCAGGAGGTTTTTTCTATTGCCTCGAGGCGAACtgccacagaagaaacaaaaccCGCTGCCTAACGCATGCTACCAGAATCTCCACAAAAACACACCTTCACACAGTGGTAAGAGTTCTCGGCAGCAAATAGAACAGACGGTGTTCTTCACTGAAGACGAAGGTTCACTGCAAACAGCGATAAGTAAAACACTATTAACAATCAAATATCTGTGTCTCAATTCTTTTGTACACAAGTGTACTGGTACTTGCACATGTGCACGAAGTTACGTTGTGCAAATGGATATGAGACAAAGTGGTCTTATATGCGTTTCGGCATTCGCACCAAGGCAGTGTGAAATATCTGGCTGTGACTTCAAAACGCACTCTCGGATGTTCGCGGTAAGAGTGCGGAACCGCGGGTGCTTTTGGATGACCTCGTCGCCGACAAAAATGCTCCTGCTGCAGCCGCGAAACGGATCAGGCACGGCGGCGGGAAACGCAAAATCTCCAGGCTTCAATATACCGGAGTTCGTGGCGCGTTGACCCTCATGAGTACCACCTCCAGTTTCGTTCGTATCGCCGCGGGAGCCTCCGTTC
This Toxoplasma gondii ME49 chromosome VIII, whole genome shotgun sequence DNA region includes the following protein-coding sequences:
- a CDS encoding glutamate-cysteine ligase, catalytic subunit domain-containing protein (encoded by transcript TGME49_232590); translated protein: MGFLEEGAPLAWRDSDRYRATVKRRGVREFVKLFRHFKDSHCDRSSLSWGDELEFCLVKLDYGSQIPRIFLAAECALHELRSREALLSKALTWKPSPTWRCVLNSLTQPISHRLGSAESGGPSTSFSPLDAVLAFSALSNQSGDTTCSISANAPVWQLSGWHPEYGRHMVEAIPEKPFPLDLESLIYLLPSMQIRRKKIQAVLPADCYVVSLTNFPTLGALVSDLDASTDSEKNQNGGSRGDTNETGGGTHEGQRATNSGILKPGDFAFPAAVPDPFRGCSRSIFVGDEVIQKHPRFRTLTANIRERRGKKVDITVPLFQDVCTFPRADRIDGSRTPAGDSAKAKTLHEQEYRRQLMMEGKTLHDGRSIYMDHMVFGMGMHCAQATFGCPSLSDARYLYDQLGVLAPLWLSLTAATPFLRGLVAATDTRWATIAGAVDCRTSKESRALPKSRYGAFSLYIGDHGSLHDHIDFYNDIPAPVNRRAYAALVASGVDPVLARHVAFLFVRDPMVIFRDKLVDCQGEEEEEAIRRLEAEARVDWAVDVYDGKYQTTADFENLQSTNWNSVRFKPPPSFNQFVGQAVGQTSKPLTAHEGGTQNEFTETNERRQLRNEDKESPGATAQRLCRSGTTGPTVECWRVEFRTPEIQLSDFENAACIALITVFVQVLLEERFDLYIPMSLNDENMRRSSQLNSILTQKFWFRKDIRSSSSDRSFEEFYLHEILFGVPVVPGRQTPAVALVPACLAYMERRLPSGSPYAAAQLLEFFDFLRHRTQGIVPTNATFLRAYLAAHPDYKHDSVVSRTISFGVCDLAAKIGHGTVRIPELFGPFAHRVGMRISDDESIQAYGDFSKPLVTADFPCPLGGFLASVREQHCEKGPAEAEPHSSVSGMNQKTPENLLCNHSAGASFSPEKYGLCLSRRTKMDPPQSDPGLSFYLGGRVPLTLQKAWKSQQIQRFFDFRNENSISKMEMREFRIHKDVWNPVQREFRGSSHRPITTNKAESTWAWMLSTAVGGPDTDTGASDENGSTSCPSLGEIGDISDEAQAEKRYNGAREQEGACSQG